A single genomic interval of Methyloceanibacter caenitepidi harbors:
- a CDS encoding GNAT family N-acetyltransferase yields MTGHEDAADIEIRQATPFDALLFAALHKTCFNTGAQPQRQRAWDEAAMTQFIAGPSTLCLLATVGAEARPAGFLVARAAGDEAELLTIGVEAGSRKRGVGRALLRHAVAALKENQISSLFLEVDEANAPALALYRGLGAVAVGRRPGYYESGGNAAILRFDLRA; encoded by the coding sequence CGCGGACATTGAAATTCGGCAGGCCACGCCCTTCGATGCCCTGCTCTTTGCCGCCCTCCACAAGACCTGCTTCAACACAGGCGCACAGCCTCAACGGCAGCGCGCCTGGGACGAGGCGGCGATGACGCAGTTTATCGCCGGCCCTTCTACGCTGTGCCTGCTGGCAACGGTTGGCGCGGAAGCGCGGCCCGCCGGCTTCTTGGTCGCTCGCGCGGCCGGCGACGAAGCGGAGTTGCTCACGATCGGCGTGGAGGCCGGATCGAGGAAGCGCGGCGTCGGCCGCGCGCTCCTCCGGCACGCGGTCGCGGCCCTCAAGGAAAACCAAATCAGCTCGCTTTTCTTGGAGGTGGACGAGGCCAATGCGCCCGCGCTTGCGCTCTACCGCGGGCTTGGAGCCGTAGCGGTCGGGCGCCGGCCCGGCTACTACGAGAGCGGCGGCAACGCCGCCATCTTGCGCTTCGATCTTCGGGCGTGA
- a CDS encoding DUF2975 domain-containing protein produces MTNTKQEDDRMADASTSIAAPPRAELESIGRFSRMMEIALGAVLLSVPLGLGVLAFVFSEQLRSLEILGDFEAAPGPLTLPWRLAAFGVLVLCSAPVLYATNAARLMFLRFRQGAVFTTRTAVYLRRIALGLLAQAFAAPLGGLALSAILSGAGRAHGLVLSIGSHQIWIALFALIFLGLARVLHAAALLAEDNAAIV; encoded by the coding sequence ATGACAAATACGAAGCAGGAGGACGACAGAATGGCAGACGCATCGACGTCCATCGCCGCGCCGCCGCGCGCCGAATTAGAATCGATCGGGCGGTTCAGCCGCATGATGGAGATTGCCCTCGGCGCCGTTCTGCTCTCGGTCCCGCTGGGCCTCGGCGTCCTCGCCTTTGTCTTCTCCGAGCAACTTCGGAGCCTGGAGATCCTTGGGGACTTCGAAGCCGCGCCGGGCCCTCTGACACTTCCCTGGAGACTTGCGGCCTTCGGCGTTCTCGTGCTGTGTTCGGCGCCCGTACTTTACGCCACGAACGCGGCCCGTCTGATGTTTCTGCGATTCCGCCAGGGCGCGGTCTTCACGACGCGCACGGCTGTCTACCTGCGACGGATTGCGTTGGGCCTTCTGGCGCAGGCCTTCGCCGCCCCGCTGGGCGGTCTCGCCCTGTCCGCGATCTTGTCCGGTGCTGGCAGGGCGCACGGCCTGGTCCTCAGCATCGGCTCGCACCAGATCTGGATCGCTCTGTTCGCTCTCATCTTCCTCGGGCTCGCGCGCGTTCTGCATGCGGCGGCGCTGCTGGCGGAAGACAATGCCGCCATCGTGTGA
- a CDS encoding helix-turn-helix domain-containing protein, translated as MPIVVTLDLMLARRKMKAKDLAAFVGITESNLSLLRTGKVRGVRFETLAKICDALDCQPGDILEFVAEEPDAALEGDPS; from the coding sequence ATGCCAATCGTCGTCACCCTCGACTTGATGCTTGCTCGCCGGAAGATGAAGGCGAAGGACCTGGCCGCGTTCGTCGGCATCACGGAATCGAACCTCTCGCTGCTGCGCACGGGCAAGGTGCGAGGCGTGCGCTTCGAGACCCTCGCAAAGATCTGCGACGCGCTGGACTGCCAGCCCGGAGACATCCTCGAATTTGTCGCAGAGGAGCCGGACGCCGCGCTTGAAGGCGATCCATCCTAG
- the ppk2 gene encoding polyphosphate kinase 2, whose translation MDAILNEEKKSKKDKKPKKNGKLAKHLSDEELAAADLAVGDVKAKTRKIKNDVYEKELAKLQVELVKMQEWIKAEKLRVVVIFEGRDAAGKGGVIKRITESLNPRLCRVVALGTPTEREKSSWYFQRYVPHLPAAGEMVLFDRSWYNRAGVERVMGFCSDAEYQEFLRSCPEFERMLVRSGIILIKYWFSVSDAEQERRFQKRMTDRTRSWKLSPMDVESRSRWVEYSRAKDNMFAHTDIKQAPWFVVKADNKKLARLNCITHLLSQIEYGDLTPTPPSLPPRPKAGDYVRPPLEDQTFIPDYF comes from the coding sequence ATGGATGCGATCCTGAACGAGGAGAAGAAGTCGAAGAAGGACAAGAAGCCAAAGAAAAATGGCAAGCTGGCCAAACACTTGTCCGATGAAGAGCTCGCCGCCGCCGACCTCGCTGTCGGCGATGTCAAAGCGAAAACACGCAAAATCAAGAACGACGTCTACGAAAAGGAACTCGCCAAGCTCCAAGTGGAGCTGGTGAAGATGCAAGAGTGGATCAAGGCGGAGAAGCTCCGCGTGGTCGTGATCTTCGAGGGCCGCGACGCAGCCGGAAAAGGTGGCGTTATCAAGCGGATAACGGAAAGCCTCAATCCACGCCTCTGCCGCGTCGTCGCGCTCGGCACACCGACGGAACGCGAGAAATCCTCGTGGTACTTCCAGCGCTACGTGCCGCACCTGCCGGCGGCCGGCGAAATGGTCCTGTTCGACCGCAGCTGGTACAACCGCGCCGGCGTGGAGCGCGTCATGGGTTTCTGCTCCGACGCCGAGTACCAGGAGTTCTTGCGTAGTTGCCCGGAATTTGAGCGCATGCTGGTACGGTCTGGCATTATTCTCATCAAATACTGGTTCTCCGTCAGCGATGCGGAACAGGAGCGGCGCTTCCAAAAGCGCATGACCGACCGGACCCGGAGCTGGAAGCTCAGCCCAATGGACGTGGAATCGCGTTCGCGCTGGGTCGAGTACTCGCGCGCGAAGGACAACATGTTCGCGCACACCGATATCAAGCAAGCGCCCTGGTTCGTCGTGAAGGCCGACAACAAGAAGCTCGCGCGGCTGAACTGCATCACGCACCTGCTCAGCCAGATCGAGTATGGCGACCTGACGCCGACGCCGCCGTCGCTGCCGCCGCGTCCGAAGGCCGGCGACTATGTCCGGCCACCGCTCGAGGATCAGACCTTCATCCCGGACTATTTCTAG
- a CDS encoding DUF3617 domain-containing protein yields the protein MEFPVRRFIVRQFILAAVLGSAACSLAAAADVAAPQRKAGLWEITTVAPVSGMTTRNVCIGENDDIIRPEGSDCTEPELTPLDEGIIVTVACSNQDGKQIISSTFTGDFETRYHGTMKTTFDPPIGAIHRMGVNIDGKYLGPECPKGLDAAKP from the coding sequence ATGGAATTCCCGGTACGTCGGTTCATTGTACGTCAGTTCATTCTCGCAGCCGTTTTGGGCTCGGCCGCCTGTTCGCTCGCTGCCGCTGCCGACGTCGCGGCACCCCAACGCAAGGCCGGCCTCTGGGAAATCACGACCGTGGCGCCCGTGTCCGGCATGACGACCCGCAACGTCTGTATCGGCGAGAACGACGACATCATCCGGCCCGAAGGGTCGGACTGCACGGAGCCCGAACTCACCCCGCTCGACGAAGGCATCATCGTCACCGTCGCGTGCAGCAACCAGGACGGCAAGCAAATCATCAGCTCAACCTTCACCGGAGATTTCGAGACGCGCTACCACGGCACGATGAAGACCACCTTCGACCCGCCGATTGGCGCCATCCACCGCATGGGCGTGAATATCGACGGGAAATATCTCGGCCCCGAGTGCCCGAAGGGCCTCGACGCGGCAAAGCCTTAG
- a CDS encoding Fur family transcriptional regulator has product MPKQPRRESRLERLCAERGLRMTGQRRIIAQVLSEADDHPAVEEVHRRVAERDPRISLSTVYRTVRLLEDEGIVERRDFGDGRARYEPGDHEHHDHLIDVTTGEVIEFTNEDIERLQERVAAELGFRLTGHRLELFGKPLKPRKAKDET; this is encoded by the coding sequence ATGCCCAAACAGCCCAGGCGTGAGAGCAGGTTGGAGCGCCTTTGCGCCGAGCGGGGCCTGCGGATGACCGGGCAGCGGCGCATCATCGCGCAAGTCCTGTCCGAGGCAGACGACCACCCGGCTGTCGAGGAAGTCCACCGGCGCGTGGCGGAGCGCGATCCGCGCATTTCCCTGTCGACCGTGTATCGCACGGTTCGACTCCTTGAGGACGAGGGCATCGTGGAGCGGCGCGATTTCGGCGATGGCCGCGCGCGCTACGAGCCGGGCGACCACGAGCACCACGACCACCTCATCGACGTGACCACCGGCGAGGTCATCGAGTTCACCAACGAAGACATCGAGCGCCTGCAAGAACGCGTCGCGGCCGAACTCGGGTTCCGGCTGACAGGCCATCGTCTCGAGCTTTTCGGCAAGCCGCTCAAACCCCGGAAGGCCAAGGACGAGACCTAG
- a CDS encoding MFS transporter, which produces MTTETKTAPTPASNGPAQKMAVTVLAAISMCHMLNDIIQSLILAIYPMLKTSLALDFAQIGFITFTFQATASVLQPFVGYVTDRYPTPYSLVAGMGSSLAGLLLIAYATTYSTVLVAAALIGMGSSVFHPESSRVARLASGGKHGTAQAVFQVGGNFGTALGPLLAAFIVLPYGQHSIAWFSVVALVGMVILGGVGAWYGKALKIRPISHPEEREAIAALGRRKVAKAIVILITLTFSKHFYLASIASFYIFYLVHTFDLSVQSAQLYLFLFLGAVAAGTVIGGPIGDRIGRRRVIWWSILGVLPFTLALPHVGLFATAVLSVIIGLILASAHPAIIVYAQSLLPGRVGMVAGLFFGLAFGIAGIGAALLGRLADATSITFVYNVCAFLPAIGLLAAFLPEMSNPRQEPAQDKRPRAAGSPQT; this is translated from the coding sequence ATGACGACTGAGACGAAGACCGCGCCGACGCCGGCCTCGAACGGGCCGGCGCAGAAAATGGCCGTGACCGTCCTTGCGGCGATCAGCATGTGCCACATGCTCAATGACATCATTCAGTCGTTGATCTTGGCGATCTACCCGATGTTGAAGACCTCGCTTGCCCTCGACTTCGCGCAGATCGGCTTCATCACCTTCACATTTCAGGCGACCGCATCCGTGCTTCAGCCCTTTGTCGGCTACGTCACCGACCGCTACCCCACGCCCTATTCCCTCGTGGCCGGCATGGGTTCCTCGCTCGCGGGTCTGCTCTTGATCGCCTACGCGACCACCTATTCCACCGTCCTTGTCGCCGCCGCCCTCATCGGCATGGGATCGTCGGTGTTCCATCCCGAGTCCTCGCGCGTGGCGCGGCTTGCTTCCGGCGGCAAGCACGGTACCGCCCAGGCCGTGTTCCAGGTCGGCGGAAACTTTGGCACCGCGCTCGGACCGCTGCTTGCGGCCTTCATCGTGCTGCCCTATGGGCAGCACTCGATCGCCTGGTTCTCCGTGGTGGCGCTGGTGGGCATGGTGATCTTGGGCGGCGTCGGCGCGTGGTACGGCAAGGCGCTCAAGATCCGCCCGATCTCGCACCCGGAGGAGCGCGAGGCGATCGCCGCGCTCGGGCGGCGCAAGGTGGCCAAGGCGATCGTGATCCTCATCACGCTCACGTTCTCGAAGCACTTCTATCTGGCCTCGATCGCAAGCTTCTACATCTTCTATCTGGTGCACACGTTCGACCTGTCGGTGCAGTCCGCCCAGCTTTACCTGTTCCTGTTCTTGGGAGCGGTCGCGGCGGGCACGGTCATCGGCGGTCCCATCGGCGATCGCATCGGACGGCGACGCGTGATCTGGTGGTCCATTCTCGGCGTGTTGCCTTTCACCCTGGCGCTGCCCCATGTAGGCCTGTTCGCGACCGCGGTTCTGAGCGTGATCATCGGCTTGATCCTCGCTTCGGCCCATCCCGCAATCATCGTCTATGCCCAAAGCCTGTTGCCGGGCCGCGTAGGCATGGTCGCAGGCCTTTTCTTCGGCTTGGCTTTCGGGATTGCAGGCATTGGAGCGGCGCTTCTCGGCCGGTTGGCGGATGCGACGAGCATCACGTTCGTCTACAACGTCTGCGCGTTTCTTCCTGCTATTGGGCTGCTCGCGGCATTCCTGCCAGAAATGTCGAACCCGCGGCAAGAGCCCGCTCAGGACAAGCGGCCGCGTGCCGCCGGTTCACCCCAAACTTGA
- a CDS encoding lysophospholipid acyltransferase family protein → MKNARAFFVLATFFAFTLPLMPLQHLFVRTRSRFARTFPHWYHRQVCRIVGVRIHVDGELARQNGVLVVSNHVSWLDITVLSAVAPVSFVAKQEVSTWPFVKWLAKLQRSVFVDRERRTQTGTKANEILDRLEAGDHVVFFAEGTSSDGNGVLPFRSALFAAVKPPGSETTESDVSVQTLALAYTKVYGLPLGRRGRPQVAWYGDMDMASHAWRLLGLGPLEANIRIGPPVPLDDFADRKELARYTEDKIRSDVVELLRGRPTE, encoded by the coding sequence ATGAAAAATGCGCGCGCATTCTTCGTGCTGGCGACCTTCTTCGCCTTCACCCTTCCCTTGATGCCCTTGCAGCACCTTTTCGTCCGGACACGATCGCGCTTCGCCCGCACCTTCCCGCATTGGTATCACCGTCAAGTTTGCCGAATCGTCGGCGTCCGCATCCATGTGGATGGCGAACTCGCGCGCCAGAACGGCGTCCTCGTCGTTTCGAATCACGTGTCTTGGCTCGACATTACCGTGTTGTCCGCCGTGGCGCCGGTCTCGTTCGTGGCAAAGCAGGAGGTCTCGACCTGGCCCTTCGTGAAATGGCTGGCGAAGCTGCAGCGCTCGGTCTTCGTGGACCGCGAGCGGCGCACGCAGACGGGCACAAAGGCGAACGAAATTCTCGACCGGCTCGAGGCGGGCGACCATGTCGTGTTCTTCGCGGAAGGTACGTCCAGCGACGGCAACGGCGTGCTGCCCTTCCGCTCGGCGCTGTTCGCGGCTGTGAAGCCGCCCGGGAGCGAAACGACGGAGTCCGATGTCTCCGTTCAGACCTTGGCGCTGGCATATACGAAGGTCTATGGGCTGCCGCTCGGCCGCCGCGGCCGGCCGCAAGTCGCCTGGTATGGCGACATGGACATGGCGAGCCACGCTTGGCGGCTGCTGGGGCTGGGGCCACTTGAGGCCAATATTCGGATTGGACCGCCCGTGCCGCTTGACGACTTCGCCGATCGCAAGGAACTGGCGCGCTATACGGAAGACAAGATCCGAAGCGACGTCGTCGAGTTGCTGCGCGGACGGCCCACCGAATGA